One Halovivax ruber XH-70 genomic region harbors:
- a CDS encoding DUF5814 domain-containing protein: MAITDKIYVKNHRQLASQLETNVPKGAFKGATLDLLFQGEGLEKLDDATRERVLDFASDFLDCDCQDNPYCGCPERKFIQYLLELRAQGLGPDAIVDVMSDDYMVYAYAGDVLSFLDSGVRTLEAAEGLAGVDGYPEKQAKIREAKDELAR, encoded by the coding sequence GTGGCCATCACCGACAAGATCTACGTCAAGAACCACCGCCAGCTCGCCTCGCAGCTCGAGACGAACGTCCCGAAGGGGGCGTTCAAAGGGGCGACACTCGACTTGCTCTTTCAGGGCGAGGGCCTCGAGAAACTGGACGATGCGACGCGCGAACGGGTACTCGACTTCGCGAGTGACTTTCTCGACTGTGACTGCCAGGACAACCCCTACTGTGGCTGTCCGGAGCGAAAGTTCATCCAGTATCTGCTGGAGTTGCGCGCACAGGGACTCGGACCCGACGCGATCGTCGACGTGATGAGCGACGACTACATGGTCTACGCCTACGCGGGCGACGTCCTCTCGTTTCTCGACAGCGGCGTCCGAACCCTCGAGGCAGCCGAAGGGCTGGCCGGGGTCGACGGCTATCCGGAGAAACAGGCCAAAATTCGCGAGGCCAAAGACGAACTGGCGCGGTAA
- a CDS encoding SDR family oxidoreductase, which translates to MDFGLDGDAALVTASSAGLGRASARALAREGADVTICGRDESRLDDAATELETVGDGDVLAITADITDPDDVERLVDATVDAFGGLDHLVTSAGGPPATTFLETTERQWYQAYDQLVMSAVWTIECAHPHLVDAETGSIVCITSRTVTEAVDGLLLSNAVRRGVSGLVQTLSREFAPAVRVNAVMPGLIETDRVVDLIDSGVERGEYADYDDGLAEMAADVPLGRIGEPDELGDVVAFLSSERASYVNGAELPIDGGTIRG; encoded by the coding sequence ATGGACTTCGGACTCGACGGAGACGCTGCGCTGGTGACGGCAAGCTCGGCCGGCCTCGGTCGCGCGAGTGCACGTGCGCTGGCGAGAGAGGGAGCGGACGTCACGATCTGCGGGCGGGACGAGTCACGACTCGACGACGCCGCGACCGAACTGGAAACCGTCGGCGACGGTGACGTGCTGGCCATCACTGCCGACATCACCGACCCGGACGATGTCGAGCGACTCGTCGACGCGACCGTCGACGCCTTCGGCGGGCTGGATCACCTCGTCACCTCCGCCGGCGGGCCGCCAGCCACGACGTTTCTGGAGACGACCGAGCGCCAGTGGTACCAGGCCTACGACCAGCTCGTGATGAGCGCCGTCTGGACCATCGAGTGCGCCCACCCGCACCTGGTGGACGCCGAGACTGGCTCGATCGTCTGTATCACGTCGCGAACGGTCACCGAAGCGGTGGATGGCCTCCTGCTCTCGAACGCGGTCCGCCGGGGTGTCAGCGGACTCGTCCAGACACTCTCGCGCGAGTTCGCTCCCGCCGTCCGCGTCAACGCCGTCATGCCGGGCTTGATCGAAACCGACCGGGTCGTCGACCTGATCGATTCCGGCGTCGAACGCGGCGAGTACGCGGACTACGACGACGGCCTCGCCGAGATGGCCGCAGACGTCCCACTCGGACGGATCGGCGAACCCGACGAACTCGGCGACGTCGTGGCGTTTCTCTCGAGCGAACGCGCGAGCTACGTCAACGGTGCCGAGCTCCCGATCGACGGCGGAACGATTCGCGGGTGA
- a CDS encoding ATP-grasp domain-containing protein, whose protein sequence is MLELAVANREETFERMREPLAERGIRARHVPVRERVIPLDGDAPIDATEFDVGFVYPGRLMEGGVADAMLDVPWVNGLEAVATSRNKAGVLARLDRAGLPVPDSVYVSNPVDESELVDVYDRFESPVVVKPNSTTRGVGVAKAHDLDSFLGVCDYLGLVQDYKATGDKSFLVQEYLPDATDYRVMVLDGEYVGAVERRLPDGAREAGQWKHNVHRGAEAQGVELSGERRKLAESAARALDIDLLGVDLLATDDRVVVTETNARPTIDAATKYEPDFYDRLAATIEARADLG, encoded by the coding sequence ATGCTGGAGCTCGCGGTGGCGAATCGGGAGGAGACGTTCGAGCGGATGCGAGAACCGCTGGCCGAGCGCGGGATTCGGGCCCGGCACGTGCCGGTGAGAGAGCGGGTGATCCCGCTGGATGGCGATGCGCCGATCGACGCGACCGAGTTCGACGTCGGGTTCGTCTATCCGGGCCGATTGATGGAGGGCGGCGTTGCCGACGCGATGCTCGACGTCCCGTGGGTGAACGGGCTCGAGGCGGTCGCCACGTCGCGGAACAAGGCCGGGGTGCTGGCGAGGCTCGATCGGGCGGGCCTGCCGGTTCCCGACTCCGTCTACGTCTCGAATCCGGTCGACGAGAGCGAGCTCGTCGACGTCTACGATCGTTTCGAGTCGCCGGTGGTGGTCAAGCCCAACTCGACGACCCGCGGTGTGGGCGTCGCGAAGGCCCACGACCTCGATTCGTTCCTCGGCGTCTGTGACTATCTCGGCCTGGTCCAGGACTACAAAGCGACCGGTGACAAGTCCTTCCTCGTCCAGGAGTACCTCCCCGACGCCACGGACTACCGGGTGATGGTGCTCGACGGTGAGTACGTGGGGGCCGTCGAACGGCGCCTGCCAGACGGTGCTCGCGAGGCCGGTCAGTGGAAACACAACGTCCACCGCGGTGCCGAGGCGCAGGGTGTCGAACTCTCGGGAGAGCGACGGAAACTCGCCGAATCGGCTGCACGGGCGCTGGATATCGACTTGCTCGGGGTCGACCTCCTCGCGACCGACGATCGGGTCGTCGTCACCGAGACCAACGCCAGACCGACGATCG
- a CDS encoding winged helix-turn-helix domain-containing protein, which yields MSYQTARPRHYKADPAEQRRWRGEFKKSGRR from the coding sequence CTGTCGTATCAGACAGCCCGCCCGCGTCACTACAAGGCAGATCCCGCCGAACAACGGCGCTGGCGTGGTGAATTCAAAAAAAGTGGCCGACGCTGA
- a CDS encoding NUDIX hydrolase — MSDLGFGGYADVTDPRTRYDDLIEDRSEEQLDRESFVEACEMEAFRSGWVGAGVVVDDADRVLLVHEPGADHWLLPGGTIQRGETLAGGLRREIDEEAGVDVTPVRPHAVAEHVVRHDGEWTGFAVGLIEARPESTELGTDLGVDDEEIDDAGWFESLPTRTFQRDLATRALERVRAE; from the coding sequence ATGTCTGATCTCGGTTTCGGCGGCTACGCGGACGTCACGGACCCGCGGACGCGGTACGACGATCTGATCGAGGACAGAAGCGAGGAGCAACTCGATCGCGAATCGTTCGTCGAAGCCTGTGAGATGGAAGCGTTCCGGTCCGGCTGGGTCGGAGCCGGCGTCGTGGTTGACGACGCGGATCGCGTCCTCCTGGTCCACGAACCGGGCGCCGACCACTGGCTGCTGCCGGGTGGGACGATCCAGCGCGGCGAAACGCTCGCGGGCGGGTTGCGACGGGAGATCGACGAGGAGGCTGGCGTCGACGTCACTCCTGTTCGTCCGCACGCCGTCGCCGAACACGTCGTCAGACACGACGGCGAGTGGACCGGTTTCGCCGTCGGACTGATCGAAGCACGTCCCGAGTCGACCGAACTCGGAACCGATCTGGGCGTCGATGACGAGGAGATCGACGATGCGGGCTGGTTCGAGTCACTTCCGACGCGGACCTTCCAGCGCGATCTCGCGACCCGCGCGCTGGAACGCGTCCGTGCCGAATGA
- a CDS encoding aldo/keto reductase: MSERTIPLIGFGTYRLEDHDQCAALVSEALEAGYRHVDTASAYNNEAAVGEGVRTASVPREDVVVATKVWYDRLDYGDLKRSVEVSLDRMGLSTLDLVYVHWPVSTYDPPRTFAALDMLFEDGLIDGIGVANFTIEQLESAREYCEAGIDVLQIECHPLLPQWELCEYAYSRDIDIVAHTPLLQGELEDVPELRELSADRNCSPVQVGLAWLQSRGISAIPGTSDLTHLVENFESPSIELTEDEQATIDGIERRRRIADPYFAPW, encoded by the coding sequence ATGAGCGAACGAACAATTCCTTTGATTGGATTCGGCACGTACAGACTCGAAGATCACGACCAGTGTGCAGCCCTCGTTTCGGAGGCACTTGAAGCGGGCTACCGTCATGTCGACACGGCGAGTGCATACAACAACGAGGCTGCAGTGGGTGAGGGGGTCCGTACCGCTTCAGTCCCGCGCGAGGACGTAGTCGTCGCGACGAAAGTCTGGTACGACCGTCTCGACTACGGAGACCTGAAACGAAGCGTCGAAGTGAGTCTCGATCGGATGGGCCTCTCGACGCTCGATCTGGTGTATGTCCACTGGCCAGTGTCGACTTACGATCCGCCGCGTACATTCGCAGCTCTCGATATGTTGTTTGAAGATGGATTGATCGACGGAATCGGCGTCGCGAACTTCACGATCGAACAGCTGGAATCTGCCCGCGAGTATTGTGAGGCCGGTATCGACGTTCTTCAGATCGAATGTCACCCTCTATTACCCCAATGGGAATTGTGCGAGTACGCATACAGTCGCGATATCGATATCGTCGCACATACGCCCCTCTTGCAGGGTGAACTCGAGGACGTTCCGGAACTCCGTGAGCTCTCGGCCGACCGCAACTGTTCACCGGTCCAGGTCGGGCTCGCGTGGCTCCAGTCGCGTGGTATCAGCGCCATTCCCGGAACGAGCGACTTGACTCACCTCGTCGAGAACTTTGAGAGTCCGTCAATCGAATTGACCGAAGACGAGCAAGCCACGATCGACGGGATCGAGCGTCGACGACGGATCGCCGACCCATATTTCGCCCCCTGGTAA
- a CDS encoding radical SAM protein: MFLDYKCNFACGHCSVGSSPETEFEMPETTLDQAFDEIERVNPKTLVFTGGEVTLHKERLLESLRRADEMGLKTRIVTNGWWAHDMESARQMIDELVDAGLDELSTSYDDFHTDFISPEPIINLVDAGLESDLDNIALACVVGPEDPEYDKERITELLNERLDEPVSEQSGLLLIEDSAVPLGSGAQLDVSSIKAKSKHDDGCMEVSSTLSIHPDGSVKACCGHAQWYVPDLTLGNIKEEPLLEILDRGKRNLIYWLIHEVGPKRLIDRLDVDDDTNYSGICHACHALLGEYREEFLAYAEENREELIKNDIILSDSLRRRANTLLENEDVILEQIGSVRSGDEDGQPGHVRT, translated from the coding sequence TTGTTCCTGGATTACAAGTGTAACTTCGCCTGCGGTCACTGCAGCGTCGGCAGTAGTCCGGAAACGGAGTTCGAGATGCCCGAAACGACGCTGGACCAGGCATTTGACGAGATCGAACGGGTGAATCCCAAAACCCTCGTGTTCACCGGCGGAGAAGTGACGCTGCACAAGGAGCGGCTGCTGGAATCGCTCCGACGTGCAGACGAGATGGGGTTGAAAACCCGAATCGTGACGAACGGCTGGTGGGCCCACGACATGGAGAGTGCTCGTCAGATGATCGACGAACTCGTCGACGCCGGTCTCGACGAGTTGAGCACGAGTTACGACGACTTCCATACCGACTTCATCAGCCCCGAACCGATCATCAATCTGGTCGATGCGGGCTTGGAGAGTGACCTCGACAACATTGCGTTGGCGTGTGTCGTCGGCCCCGAAGATCCGGAGTACGATAAGGAGCGAATCACGGAACTGTTGAACGAACGGCTCGACGAGCCGGTGTCCGAACAGTCCGGATTGCTGCTTATCGAGGACTCGGCCGTTCCGTTGGGATCCGGGGCGCAGTTGGACGTCTCGAGCATCAAGGCCAAGAGCAAACACGATGACGGCTGTATGGAAGTCTCCTCGACGCTCTCGATCCATCCGGACGGCTCTGTGAAAGCCTGTTGTGGACACGCACAGTGGTACGTCCCGGATCTGACCCTCGGGAATATCAAGGAGGAACCACTCCTCGAGATCCTCGACCGCGGCAAACGAAACCTGATCTACTGGCTCATTCACGAAGTCGGCCCGAAACGGCTGATCGATCGGTTAGACGTGGACGACGACACCAACTACAGCGGTATCTGTCACGCGTGTCATGCTCTGTTGGGCGAGTACCGCGAGGAGTTCCTCGCCTACGCCGAGGAGAACCGGGAGGAACTCATCAAAAATGACATTATCCTCTCGGATAGTCTCCGGAGAAGAGCCAACACCCTCCTCGAGAACGAAGATGTAATCCTTGAGCAGATCGGCAGCGTACGGTCGGGGGACGAGGATGGGCAGCCGGGTCACGTGAGGACCTAA
- a CDS encoding sulfatase codes for MTTVVLITIDSLRHDHVSWMEESPVETPYLEALAERGTVFDTAIATAPMTTPAFPGLLAGAYPMDHGYNQFKPAHEPVQDRLTDAGVTTVGITGNVATSAVFDYDRGFDRFYDTIPIEHRDRLKELADQHADPPLGMGPSEWKRKRALQLRDNSDRTVPYGRADELTDEAVSSLESLSQGEDAFMWIHYMDPHYPYAPPREFLETDTVWDRTEVNRAVYRWLSDQPDRCGPRPEGGRPYPDPPEAIDAFRRYYRAEIRFVEDQIRRLISALERIRRMEETVLIITADHGEEFMEHDDYGHRAKLYDELIRVPLLVVDDSNYGLPAGTTVSEPTSHVDIPATVTDFFRIDPHPEWRGRSLREVANSDEETGSREYVLSEICHHNSFTASLDPEDAIVAVRGAGWKYIKNRQYGRKEAYDLDDDPREQSNLAEDVPVRVEMLASLCDRRLAAVEEASPRPGGTLPDVAKERLRQLGYRTD; via the coding sequence ATGACAACAGTTGTCCTTATTACGATCGATTCATTGCGCCACGATCATGTTTCGTGGATGGAAGAGTCACCAGTCGAGACCCCGTATCTCGAAGCGCTGGCGGAGCGCGGAACGGTCTTCGATACGGCGATCGCGACTGCCCCGATGACTACCCCGGCGTTTCCGGGCCTTCTCGCCGGTGCGTACCCGATGGATCACGGCTACAACCAGTTCAAACCGGCTCACGAACCAGTCCAAGATCGGTTGACCGACGCTGGAGTGACGACTGTCGGCATCACCGGAAACGTCGCCACGTCGGCAGTCTTCGACTACGACCGGGGGTTCGATCGGTTTTACGACACGATACCGATCGAACACCGGGACCGCCTCAAGGAGTTGGCTGACCAGCACGCCGACCCGCCACTGGGGATGGGGCCGTCCGAGTGGAAACGAAAGCGAGCGTTACAACTGCGAGACAACTCGGATCGTACGGTTCCGTACGGGCGAGCGGACGAACTTACGGACGAAGCTGTGTCCTCACTCGAGAGCCTTTCCCAGGGCGAAGACGCCTTCATGTGGATCCACTACATGGATCCCCACTACCCGTACGCCCCGCCACGGGAATTTCTGGAGACGGACACGGTGTGGGACCGCACTGAGGTTAACCGCGCGGTCTACCGCTGGTTGAGCGACCAGCCGGATCGATGTGGGCCTCGGCCCGAGGGAGGGAGACCGTATCCGGATCCGCCCGAGGCCATCGACGCGTTTCGTCGGTACTATCGGGCGGAAATCCGGTTCGTCGAGGACCAGATTCGTCGGCTGATCTCGGCGTTGGAACGGATCCGTCGCATGGAGGAGACGGTCCTGATCATCACAGCTGACCACGGCGAGGAGTTCATGGAACACGACGATTACGGGCATCGTGCCAAGCTGTACGACGAACTCATTCGGGTGCCGCTGCTCGTAGTCGACGATTCGAACTATGGGTTGCCCGCCGGCACGACGGTGTCGGAGCCGACGTCACACGTCGACATACCAGCGACTGTGACGGATTTCTTCCGCATCGATCCACATCCAGAGTGGCGGGGTCGGTCGCTCCGGGAGGTCGCAAACTCGGACGAGGAGACCGGTTCGCGCGAATACGTCCTCAGTGAGATCTGTCACCACAACAGCTTCACTGCGTCCCTCGATCCCGAGGACGCGATCGTTGCTGTGCGGGGGGCGGGCTGGAAGTACATCAAGAACCGTCAGTATGGCCGCAAAGAGGCCTACGATCTTGACGACGATCCCCGGGAGCAGTCTAACCTCGCCGAGGACGTACCGGTTCGGGTCGAAATGCTCGCGAGTCTGTGTGACCGGCGTCTGGCGGCAGTCGAAGAGGCGTCACCTCGACCGGGCGGAACCCTTCCTGACGTCGCCAAAGAACGGTTACGACAGCTGGGATATCGAACGGATTGA
- a CDS encoding HNH endonuclease gives MPPITGENNPRWSGGKREFECAVCAEPVERYPSNATGDAILCSEDCRRAWLSESFTGDGHPNWKGGGNEPYGEGWAATRRAALERDGYACVRCGTDADALGRNPDVHHIVPVRHYIEAAAFEKTDAHTLENVVTLCPPCHRKADFGHIAAETQRELIDVTRPTTVPAEPGPTTG, from the coding sequence ATGCCTCCGATTACGGGTGAGAATAATCCTCGCTGGTCCGGTGGCAAGCGCGAGTTCGAGTGCGCCGTCTGTGCCGAGCCCGTTGAGCGCTATCCTAGCAATGCGACCGGTGACGCGATTCTCTGTAGCGAAGACTGTCGCCGAGCGTGGCTCTCCGAATCGTTCACCGGAGACGGTCACCCCAACTGGAAGGGTGGCGGTAACGAACCCTACGGCGAGGGCTGGGCCGCGACGCGACGGGCGGCGCTCGAACGCGACGGCTACGCCTGCGTCCGCTGCGGAACCGACGCCGACGCGCTCGGCCGCAACCCAGACGTCCACCACATCGTCCCCGTTCGTCACTACATCGAAGCCGCTGCGTTCGAGAAAACCGACGCTCACACGCTCGAAAACGTCGTCACCCTCTGTCCGCCGTGCCATCGGAAGGCGGACTTCGGCCACATCGCTGCCGAGACCCAGCGCGAACTGATCGACGTCACGCGGCCGACAACCGTCCCTGCCGAACCGGGACCGACTACTGGCTGA
- a CDS encoding CBS domain-containing protein, whose amino-acid sequence MWKSFRIGSLFGTPIKLDVTFLLVLPIFAYLIAVQIGLAAEIFNEAMGAGIDVAVLTGGYSPYLWGLLAAIGLFVGVVLHELGHSLTARHYGYPIDSITLWLLGGIAALSEMPENWRQEFGIAIAGPIVSVLVGFVSYGLFLATPAGLDGFRFIFLFLAVLNIGMAAFNLLPAFPMDGGRVLRALLARNQPYAKATRQAATVGKLLAVLMGLFGLFAWNPLLIAIALFVYIAASGESQQVTMKAAFQDVTVADIMTPADRLQTVGIDTTVEELVQRMFQERHTAYPVLDGGRLVGIATLSDARNVKPVEREAYTVEEIMRNEPPTVEPAADVMGAIEQMREENVGQLLVVTPDAGWNTDGSELVGIISRSDVMTALDVVQQSGSVTPMDKRLAD is encoded by the coding sequence ATGTGGAAGAGTTTCCGGATCGGGTCGCTGTTCGGGACCCCGATCAAGCTCGACGTCACCTTCCTGCTCGTCCTGCCGATCTTCGCGTACCTCATCGCGGTGCAGATCGGTCTGGCGGCCGAGATCTTCAACGAGGCGATGGGGGCGGGAATCGACGTCGCGGTACTCACCGGCGGTTACTCGCCGTACCTCTGGGGGCTGCTGGCCGCGATCGGGCTCTTCGTCGGCGTCGTCTTACACGAGCTCGGACATTCGCTGACCGCTCGTCACTACGGCTATCCCATCGACTCGATCACGCTCTGGCTGCTGGGCGGCATCGCCGCGCTCTCGGAGATGCCCGAGAACTGGCGCCAGGAGTTCGGCATCGCGATCGCCGGCCCCATCGTCTCCGTGCTCGTGGGGTTCGTCTCCTACGGGCTCTTTCTCGCCACGCCCGCGGGTCTCGACGGATTTCGGTTCATCTTCCTCTTCCTCGCGGTGTTGAACATTGGCATGGCGGCGTTCAACCTGCTTCCGGCGTTCCCGATGGACGGCGGGCGAGTACTGCGAGCCCTCCTTGCGCGCAATCAACCGTACGCAAAGGCCACCCGTCAGGCCGCGACGGTCGGCAAACTCTTGGCCGTCCTGATGGGGCTGTTCGGGCTGTTCGCCTGGAATCCTCTGCTCATTGCAATCGCGCTGTTCGTCTACATTGCCGCCTCGGGCGAGTCCCAGCAGGTGACGATGAAGGCCGCCTTCCAGGACGTCACCGTCGCCGACATCATGACACCGGCGGACCGACTGCAAACCGTCGGCATCGACACCACCGTCGAGGAACTCGTCCAGCGCATGTTCCAGGAACGCCACACTGCCTACCCCGTCCTGGACGGTGGCCGCCTCGTCGGGATCGCCACGCTCTCGGACGCACGGAACGTCAAACCAGTCGAGCGCGAAGCTTACACGGTCGAGGAGATCATGCGGAACGAGCCGCCGACGGTCGAGCCAGCAGCGGACGTGATGGGTGCGATCGAGCAGATGCGTGAGGAGAACGTCGGCCAGTTGCTCGTCGTCACGCCCGACGCGGGCTGGAATACAGACGGCAGCGAGCTCGTCGGCATCATCTCCCGTTCGGACGTCATGACCGCCCTCGACGTCGTCCAGCAAAGCGGCTCCGTAACCCCGATGGACAAACGCCTCGCCGACTGA
- a CDS encoding 50S ribosomal protein L16, which produces MSDKPASMYRDISKPAYTRREYITGIPGSKIAQHKMGDIKAEPDDYPVQISLITEEEVQIRHGSLEASRLSGNRYMIKHAGEGNYKMILRKFPHHVIRENKQATGAGADRVSDGMRQSFGKIVGTAARIDAGERIFTIWCDVEDADFAKEAMRRAYNKITPPCKIDVEKGEQKLIS; this is translated from the coding sequence ATGTCCGACAAACCAGCCTCAATGTACCGGGACATCAGCAAGCCGGCGTACACGCGACGCGAGTACATCACCGGCATCCCGGGTTCGAAGATCGCACAGCACAAGATGGGCGACATCAAAGCCGAGCCCGACGACTACCCCGTCCAGATCAGCCTCATCACCGAGGAGGAGGTCCAGATCCGACACGGGAGCCTCGAGGCCTCTCGCCTCTCGGGTAACCGGTACATGATCAAGCACGCCGGCGAGGGCAACTACAAGATGATCCTGCGCAAGTTCCCCCACCACGTCATCAGGGAGAACAAGCAGGCAACCGGCGCCGGCGCCGACCGTGTCTCCGACGGTATGCGCCAGTCCTTCGGGAAGATCGTCGGCACCGCGGCCCGCATCGACGCCGGCGAGCGCATCTTCACCATCTGGTGTGACGTCGAGGACGCCGACTTCGCCAAGGAAGCCATGCGTCGCGCCTACAACAAGATCACGCCGCCGTGCAAGATCGACGTCGAGAAAGGCGAGCAGAAGCTCATCTCGTAA
- a CDS encoding ribbon-helix-helix protein, CopG family, whose product MGNKNKTISFRVNEEAFAALQEIAEERDISLSAVFRDYVDTLIEHDGQVAVVPEDELEGDESDENAFPPTVEVPKSFLREHERLELETEHLREQLEEHKAYVTDLRDRVDDEEEEVLLLDDLDEDEPYQLG is encoded by the coding sequence ATGGGCAACAAGAACAAGACGATCTCGTTCCGGGTCAACGAGGAGGCGTTCGCGGCGCTTCAGGAGATCGCCGAAGAGCGCGATATCTCGTTGTCCGCCGTCTTCCGGGACTACGTCGATACGCTCATCGAACACGACGGACAGGTCGCGGTCGTGCCGGAGGACGAACTCGAGGGTGACGAGTCGGACGAGAACGCATTCCCTCCGACCGTGGAGGTACCAAAGAGCTTCCTACGGGAACACGAACGACTCGAACTCGAGACCGAGCACCTCCGCGAACAGCTAGAAGAGCACAAGGCCTACGTCACCGACCTTCGCGACCGCGTCGACGACGAGGAAGAGGAAGTGCTCCTGCTCGACGATCTCGACGAAGACGAACCCTACCAGCTCGGCTGA